A genomic stretch from Theobroma cacao cultivar B97-61/B2 chromosome 4, Criollo_cocoa_genome_V2, whole genome shotgun sequence includes:
- the LOC18589754 gene encoding 14-3-3-like protein A, protein MSPTESSREENVYMAKLAEQAERYEEMVEFMEKVAKTVDVEELTVEERNLLSVAYKNVIGARRASWRIISSIEQKEESRGNEDHVAIIKEYRGKIEAELSKICDGILSLLESHLIPSASSAESKVFYLKMKGDYHRYLAEFKTGAERKEAAESTLLAYKSAQDIALAELAPTHPIRLGLALNFSVFYYEILNSPDRACNLAKQAFDEAISELDTLGEESYKDSTLIMQLLRDNLTLWTSDITDEAGDEIKEASKRESGEGQQ, encoded by the exons ATGTCGCCAACTGAATCATCACGAGAGGAAAATGTGTACATGGCCAAGTTAGCTGAGCAGGCCGAACGCTATGAGGAAATGGTGGAGTTCATGGAAAAAGTTGCAAAAACCGTTGATGTTGAGGAGCTAACTGTCGAGGAACGAAACCTTCTCTCTGTGGCTTACAAAAATGTGATCGGGGCTAGGAGGGCTTCATGGAGGATCATCTCTTCCATCGAGCAGAAGGAAGAGAGCAGAGGAAATGAGGATCATGTTGCAATCATCaaggagtataggggcaagaTTGAAGCTGAGCTCAGCAAGATTTGTGATGGCATTTTGAGCCTTCTTGAGTCTCACCTCATTCCTTCAGCCTCATCTGCTGAGTCCAAGGTGTTTTACCTTAAGATGAAGGGTGATTATCACAGGTATCTTGCTGAGTTTAAGACTGGGGCTGAGAGGAAAGAAGCTGCTGAGAGCACTTTGTTGGCTTACAAGTCTGCCCAG GATATTGCTCTTGCTGAACTTGCTCCTACTCACCCAATCAGGCTGGGACTTGCTCTTAACTTCTCTGTCTTCTACTATGAAATCCTCAACTCACCTGATCGTGCTTGCAATCTTGCTAAACAG GCTTTTGATGAGGCTATTTCTGAGTTGGATACATTGGGTGAGGAATCTTACAAGGATAGTACATTGATCATGCAACTTCTCCGGGATAATCTGACCCTTTGGACATCTGACATCAcg gaTGAAGCTGGAGATGAGATCAAGGAAGCTTCAAAACGTGAGTCAGGCGAGGGGCAGCAGTGA